One Marasmius oreades isolate 03SP1 chromosome 7, whole genome shotgun sequence genomic window, TAGGATTTGGAATGGGAGTGACCGTGATTATCTCCTCCACTTCCAAGAACTCGTAGGGTCTTCTCCATTATGAAAAACGACGCAAAACCTAAGAATATGCCAAGCCTGGTGCAGAGATCCATTAAGTCAATGTTTGCCGagatagaagcattacaCGAACCCAATCAGAATGTTCCGTTTTTCTTCAATCATGATGAAGTGAGCACCCAGGTCCTGATGTTCTCCCATGAACGAGTGAGGCACTAGGTGTAGAAATACATCAGAGAGAAGGCCTCCGGTCTacatggatgatgatgagatcTGAATCGAGAAGCAAACACAGCAGAAGGTCGCACAGCAAAAGCCGTCATAGTGTTCAACGTGTCTCCGTGGATTTCAGCGGGGATGAACGCTAGGATAAAATTGGGAACACTGCAGTAAGGAGCGGCATATGATTGGAAGTGTTGAATTTTCTTTTTATGAGCAATCCGGAAAGTAGAACGCACGAGCTGATGTAGAACGTTCCAAGGATTGAGTTCCATGCGGGGCCAAAAGGGAAAAGCACAGCGAATATCTTGCGCATTATTGGCGACTCTTGTTCCTCCAGGTGAATTTTCAATGCACTGAGCTGTTTCACAGGAAGACATTGCTCTATGTCTTTATCCTGAATGTCAAGGCCAACGTTAAACAAGGTGTGTTTAGCGTTAGGAAAGAACATACCGTGACTGAAAGTGATAACGAGTGTACGGGCTTGACAGAAGCGATAACGAGTATGAAAAGAGCGACGAGAAGTGGCCGTGAAAGCGAAGAACgtccgaaaatccaaatccaattTGAATTCGTGGCCATGATGGTGGGTTCAAAGGATTTTGTGGCTGTGTACGTGTCACTCACATGATGAGCTGATGAGCTAGGTCGGCGCGTGTTCTTTGTTTCTCCTCTTCGACCTCGGAACCAGAAATGTATCCTTCAACAGATGAAATGGTGTATATTAATGCTGCCGAAAAACTCATGCTGGATACAATGGTGCGCTACGATCCATCTCACGATGCGTATCACGGTGCATGGACAGTTTCCACCTTCGTCAAGGTCTTAATACTAATGGACTTCTTGACTTAGTACAACGCGTACGGAAGACTGCATTAACCATAGCCAATGCTCTGCCTGTTAAGCCTGACCTTTTAGTTGTAGAATTGGGTGGGTCGAACTACTCGAATGGACGCGAGTTTCGGTACTGACTCGACGCAGCTGCACTCCTTCATGATGTCCTAGACAAGAAATATGTTTCACCACAACAGGCAGCCGATCCTTACTCATTTTTCCTTCCTCTATTCAGCAAAGCTGCGAAAAATTCATCTCTGGACCTTGTCAGAGATGGTCGCGCACAACTTATTACACAGATAGTTGAAAATGTTTCATGGACTACCGAAACCAAGCTCCGAGCCACTGGACAGTGGGGGACGTGGCATAATGAATGTACTGAGCTACACTGTGTCCAGGATGCTGACAGACTGGATGCAATCGGAGCCTTCGGTGAGCCTGCCCACCAACACGTCTCGCGACAAGTTACGAGATACAGGTGACTGACACTCGCGTTCTGTTTCCGAAGGGGTTATGCGTTGTGCCGCGTACAATGCGTCGAAGAACAAGTTTAGTCGGTTCGGTTCGCCATCCTGAGTGTTTCTCACTTTTTTTAGTCCATTGCACACTCCTCGCGAAGATCCATGTCTTGGAAAATCTGCCATTCAACACTTCCATGATAAATTAGTTCATATTGAGGGCCGACTGAAAACGGAACCGGGAAAAAAACTCGGAAAAAAGCGACATAAACTGGTGCATATCTTTTTCTTGTGACCTGTCCTATTTCAAGTCCTACTTAGATGACGTTCTGTACTGATTGCTCTTACAACAGATAGTAGACTTCATTGCGTCTGTCGAGGACGAATACATTCCTGCTATTGCCGTTGCCAATTGATGCGGTAGTCTTCTTGCGGGATATGTACCTAGTAGACATGCAACTTGGGCAATTGTTCTAGAGTCCAAAATAATACACGTAACCTTTCAGATTCAAAAATGTAAAAATATAAGTCAACGAGTGTCTACGGGTGTCTACCCGAGGATCAAAGTAAATTTACCTCCGTAACTggagaccgactgaactacGCAACATACCATCTCAATCAAATCCAGATAGGTCCATATCATAGAAGAAATGCTACGGGACCATTGAGAGTCAATTCCACTAGCCTATAGAAGGAGATCCCAGGTCGCACCTTGTAGATACTCATAACCTTGATGACCCATGCTTCTAAATGATATATCTTCTTCGATCCGATCCGCATTCTGACCTCCTGGGCACAGGGAAAACCACCGTTGAATTAGCACTGACCTAATAACAGTAGGTTCCGAAAGACTCACATAGACTGCAGCCCAGTGGATGATATCGGGCTTGATTTGTTCATCAACCTTCTCTACAACCCTGTCTGCTACAGTCTGGTACGTATCGTGAGAGGACGAGTCGGTAGCTGATAGCATCACCATAATACCTTGAGAATCACCGAAGGAGGTATACAGTGGCTTAGGAGTTCGTAGAACTTTTGCCGCACTTCCATTACACGAGCAGGAGTTTGTTCGCTAATGATGAGATCAGCCACTTTGTGGCAATAGGTCTCCCAATCAGGCTTTGCGATTGACAGCGTAGGGCTCGATAAATCGGGTCTTTAAGTTATGGAGGGTGAGAAAGGTGCGGAAAGGGAGATAGCAGCTTGGTCCTTACGACTGCATCTTGAGGGCTTCGAGACATAAGATTGCTTTACGGAGGTTCCCATCGGAATCCTCGATAATACGATCGGCAACCTCGGGGGGTAAATCGAAACCCGCCCGCCTCGAAACGTGTTGCATGACTGTTTGCATCTAGGGATCAGATCGAAAAGTCAAGTAAAGATCGTCCACAAATTATGCAATAGCAAACCTCGTCTTTGGTGGGGGCTGCAACTCTCATAAGGAGACAACGACTCCTGATTGGGGCAATCAAACGACTGGTGCTGTTGGCGCAGAGTATGATTCTCATGTTGGACATGTACTTTTCCATGGTTCGACGGAGAGCAGCTTGGGCATCTCTTGAAAGAGTATCTGCTTCGTTGATGATGACAACTGTTATTCAATCATGTGAATATATTCCGGGTGTTATAGGCGGATGACACACCTTTAAACCGCTGCTTTGCGTTCAAATCCATCTGCTGCGTCTGTGCAATCTCTTTTAGTAACTCCTGAATGACTACCCTATCAAAGTTTCCGGCTTCACTTTAGGACTCATCAACATCTATATGTTATTGAATCTATGACCCTAAACACACCTTGGTGTAATTTCAACGTGAAAATTACTTTGTACGAGATTGATTTCAATTCTTCGCCTGGAGGGGGATAAGAACACCCGTTGGTCAATCTTGAGCTGTTGTATTGTGGCGTGTCAGCCGGTATCCGTTGTCTGTGAGCAAACAAACCTTTTCGATTCCAGGCCCAAACAACTGCCTCAACGTGCATGTAATCCGCGTCTTCTTTCCTGCTCCAGATGGACCATAAAAAAGCATATGTGGGAAGTCTCCAGCGGATG contains:
- a CDS encoding uncharacterized protein (BUSCO:EOG09263OQH), yielding MSLWVDQYRPRVLDELHYHHTLSTRLKCLASAGDFPHMLFYGPSGAGKKTRITCTLRQLFGPGIEKLKIDQRVFLSPSRRRIEINLVQSNFHVEITPSEAGNFDRVVIQELLKEIAQTQQMDLNAKQRFKVVIINEADTLSRDAQAALRRTMEKYMSNMRIILCANSTSRLIAPIRSRCLLMRVAAPTKDEMQTVMQHVSRRAGFDLPPEVADRIIEDSDGNLRKAILCLEALKMQSPDLSSPTLSIAKPDWETYCHKVADLIISEQTPARVMEVRQKFYELLSHCIPPSVILKTVADRVVEKVDEQIKPDIIHWAAVYEVRMRIGSKKIYHLEAWVIKVMSIYKHFFYDMDLSGFD